The DNA region ccggccgcgggggcgagccgcagcgaagccttggaaccggccgcgggggcgagccgcagcgaagccttggaaccggccgcgggggcgagccgcagcgaagccttggaaacggctgcggaggtgacagctccggaaggcgacgaggggccgggtccaccggcggctcacgtcgctgtctccgagctgGCAGCGGAGGtagcggctccggaaagcgacgaggggccgggtctgccggcggctcacgtcgctgtctccgggctgaccgtggaggtggcggctccggagagcgacgaggggccgggtctgccggcggctcacgtcgccgtctccgggctgacagcggaggtgacggatccggaaggcgacgaggggccgggttcaccggcggctcacgtcgctgtctcccccggcgtgagtaacggcgggggccgaatccggagggCTTTGGGGTGGGGACTGGTAGGATCTGGCGTTGGCTAATCGCCAGGGTGTAGTCCGACACCAGTCccatctcctccagcagcagcggagatggcaggatctcaacgtccctgtagagatcccgctgagccaactccaactgctgctggaaccatACCTCCGGGTCGTGCTGGGCCATGAGCTGCTGTCTCAccatcggtctggtcgggtccttctgtcatgaagtgcgggtgtgaggtggtgaggcagatgcagcggacccaggtaagatgaataatgatgatttaattaagaaaatcacagtccaaacaacgagcggCAGGAACATGGACACACTGACGATGAATAAGACTAAACATTGACGTAacaatgacgaggacccgacgaggaacaaggaacacaggtggagttaaatacatgggagggtaatcacagagacgagacacacctgggaacaatcaaggggaggacaggacaacgaagagacttaaggacacagaaaactctaaataaacacagaaaaacacagatcctgacacttCCTGGTTCCTTCTTCCTGGTTTGCTCCACTGGCAACagccggttgttgatcatgtgacttatGTGATGCAAACAAAGTGTTTCTAGTctggttttgtgaaataaactaattttgttacagcaaaacaaaacattatcctaaagcaaaaattttatctagaaaaaaaagtttttgaaaattgcCTCGTTCTTATgaagcaattttattttgaaagtctcTCATTGTAAAATTCTATGATGAATAGAAACACAGCTGGAGTTTCATACctgctcctctctgctgtcgaTCTTCACCAGgtctgatccatgatgttggcAGAAACGTCTGCTGTCATTCCAGGAGGATTTAttgatgttaaaataataacagtttcctccatgtttctccCATCCTGCTTCACACTTCAGAAATGTTTCCCCTTCAAACAGATCAGAACAAAGACTTCAGTGAACCAGGAGGAATAAATCTCTGTAGATGTTTGTGTGATCTGGAGACAGCAGGAGGCGTCTTCTGTCCTGCAGCTACAATCTAacttcctgtctctgtcagTCCATCAATGTCTCTTTAACTTCATTAGAGGacagaaatgagacaaagatcAGATCATGGACTTACTTTTTACtgctggaggtggaggaggtggaggacatgttggacatgttggacatgttTGCTGCTCtattcagagaaataaaaccagttttgatCTCAGTcagttattttcttcttctaaagcTGAACTGATGAACAAACATGATCAAATAATTAACTCGTGTTCTGCAATTCAACATGTAAAATGGAAACCTCATGTTTATATAATACAATATGCATGAACATCTGTGCAGGTGTTGAGAGTCAGCAGCTTCATCAGACTGACAGTCATGATGTCTCAGTGATGAAACATTGTTGGATAAAGAGCAGAAAGCATCAGGAAGAGAACGTTTCTCAGACTCTGCAGAACAGGAGAAACATTGATCTGTttcagcagaaacatctcagcAGTTTCaccactaatgcatcataactGATGTGTTACAGTAACAATGTTGACCTGGTTTTTACATGAAACGTTACAAATGAAGTTGATCCATCAGATCTGAATGAGACGTTCAGTCTGAACCTTCTGACTGTCTCACCTGAGATATTTTTCCTCAGAGCTTCATTCTCCTCTTTCAGGGTTTGGATGGTTTGATTGGTTCGTATTTTATCAAAAGCTGCATAAAGAACAGATGGAGGTCAGAATTTAAAGACTCTcattggcaaaaagaaaaatgttgaagacAGAATTCAGCACAGTAAAGATGCTCATACATTCATATTGTgtctttatgatgtaaagcactttaaactgtCTTACTGCTGAAATGTGAGACAataataaacttgactgattgatACAAATCATGTAGTTTTTGTCTTGATCTAAGAATTAAATTCAGTGAAAAGACGAACCAACAGGATGAACTCACAGAGTTTGTAGATGATGacagcagcagccagcagaccgaccagaaccagcagaactaCTCCCCCTGCTGGCAGCTTGCAGGTTCTGCCTGGGTTTTCACCTGAGGAGCATTTAGAGcagaactggatcagaacctggagACTCTCAGAAACTAACATCAACCTGATGAAactctataaaaataaaacacaaacacactgatggtggtgaGCTACATGTAAGCTAGCAGTAACACGTAGTGAGAAAAACACTGGAATTAAAAATGATGAGCTGAGATGAAGAATCATGATGAGATGAAATCAGTTTAGTCTGTAAAAACATCCAAAAGCTTCcaataataaatgtttctgttttgctgtaaatgttctgtAAACTCTGTGCTGCTGCCAGCCTGAAACAGGATTCTCTTACCAAGGAGATTTAAAGTCTGAGTGGGATTTTCCTGGTGAAATAAAggtttataataaaaaatagaaaacagctaaaattaatgcaatgtaaaaattattttaaaacatgtttagatCATCAAATATAATCTGAAGAATTTGTCAtcaaaaatatggaaatgatTAGGAAAGGAAATTATTGCAGCACGTTTCATGTTCAGTTagatttaaaacatatataataTTATCCTGTAGATACATGTGATTTATGAACAAATGTACAGTTTTGTACATtaactgtttgtttgtgtgagAAAATCACTTTACAGTCTAATTCTATGAGTAGACTAACTTGGTGTTAACTTAGTTATTAATATCCtgtaatattagaaaaacaatgtttgactTATCATTGGAAAGTAACCAgagaaattctgtttttcttactttaagGAGCCACTTTGatggcttttattttacattagaaacaATTAATGTATCTCAtatatttaattacattttccatAATAAATggcttattttatttacttatttattttgcaaatacaGTGAACAGGTTTCCTcagtttattaaacatttcctttaaatacataaattaaaattcaaatccTAGTAAAATAATGAAGTTCTGTTCAGTAAAAGTGGAGTTTGTagattaaattgtattttttatttctgtgtgtaaatatgatgtgatgatcaaaatattttaatatgtcaATAAAATCATCAGACATCCTGTTATCAGTTCTCGGGGTTTATAGTTAATCTCATTAATCTTGATTCTAAGAATAATTTATCTTATATTTCACACAGATTACATACAGAAGTATAAATTATTCTTTCTATGCTCTGCTCTATTGCCTGTCATTTGGTTTTTAGAGAAACTAGAGAACTGCTGGAGTTCTGGCCTTGTGTGGAGCGTTTTTGCTGTTTCTCCACCAGGAGGCGCCATGAGGTTGCTGTGTGATGGAGGGCGGTTCCTGCTCACCTGCGGGTAATGGGTTTCACCAACGCCAGCATaagttctccagaaccagagTGTTGTCCAGTAACGGTACTCTGAGCCCCTCTGAGTTTATCTCTGGGCCTTTTTCTGCTTTCTCACTAACCTGAActttcctctgacctcctcGCTGGTTTCCTCTCCTGGTGCCTTGGAAATAAATACTCATTGTGTTGCCAAAGTTCATCTAACCCACATCCAAGAGCCTCAGCTGTAAATTCACCTGGTTCCTCCCACCTATGACCGGAGAAGATCCGCTCCTCTGCCTTCAGATTGCCTGATTACCTGTCTGCCCTCCAACGTCTCCTCCTTCAGAAACTTCTCCAGCCATCAGAACCCGGACCGGACTCCTCCCAGAACCTCCAGCACCAACCCGTCCGACCCCGGTGGATTAACCTCGTCTCATCCAGCATTCCTTTAAGTTTCTTTTCTACAGTCCACTTGCCTCTCGTCTTCCCGCCTTCAGATCTCAGACGGACCGAGCCAGTGGACAACAATCACACATCTCACTCAATCTTTGGTCTGTCTAAAATAAACGTTATTAATCTGATTTTCTCATCTCCtgtttgtgttctgcatgtgggtcaatcagaaccagaaagaAAATGACTATTGATccgaaatgtaataaatatcaCAGGACTGAAAGCTACTGGGGTTTTCTTTAACTGCTGCAATTAACATTTAATAGAACCAACCCTGTTTGTGCAGAAATGGGAATATAGAGACTAAAACGTTTGTAGATGGTGAGAACAGATCTACAGCTCTTCATGCTGCAACCCGTGAGAACCGAACCCACCAACAAGAAGCGTGTTAGATCTTCAGGAACATCAGCCTTCCTCTATGTGCTTTATCAGTTTTACTTGctcaaatttcttttcattaatttttaacTCTTAACAGCTAAGAGTTAATAAACTCAACCGTTGAGGTGTcttaaagtttaaatgttaaatgtctAAAGCAGTTTTTGTTCAGCCTGGTAGTTTATCTGATGAAGACCTCTCAGCTCCGCCTGCAGCTTCTTCATCACCTTCCTGTTGGTTGATCTCCTCATTAATATTCTCAccctctgtgtgtctctgtgggCGTCTCATGATGAGGAAACTTCACACTCAGGATAAAAACAGTCACAGCGGATGCTTCTTGTTGCAGCttctataaagaaaaataatgtacaTGTTAAAGTTTAGCTGCAGTCCTCAGTTCAGGAGACAGTTCTCTTTATGACACTGAAAAACCAATTATTAAAGAAAGTCATGATATTAACCTTTTTCTAGGCAGTTTAGCTAAAACTCCACCTAAATTACTCACCAAGCATAACAGTCCAGAGAgaaaattgttgtatttattcagttattacaacataataactaaatatttaaaatattcaccAGACAAGtgatgaaaaaagcaaaaatcttttaaagtattaaataaatgaagtttttattgagctaattttaataaaaaacacaaaaaataatgatcaaaaacaaaaatgatcaaaaatctTAGAATCAGACAGAAAACCAGCTAAACTCACCGCTGATCTCTGATCAGTTCTTCAGATCTGTCGATGCTTCAGCTTCACGTTTCCAGACTTTATGTTGAAGAAACTTCCTGCTTCacttgatgatgatgatgatgaggaggaggaggagtctTCATCTGCTGCTCACTTCCTCATTTCCTATCCACTTTTTCTTCTCacgcattttaaatattattatcgTTAAGTGAAGGTTTATGTTTCCATCCAGATACTTCCTGTATCTAATGGCAACGACTCTAACAGTCAGACAACAAAAGGCGGgacagaatcagaatcagaatcagatcagaatcagaatcagatcagaatcagaatcagaatcagatcagaatcagaatcagaatcaaatcagaatcagaatcagaatcagatcagaatcagaatcagaatcagatcaGAATCAGATCAGAAtcaaatcagaatcagaatcagaatcagatcaGAATcagatcagaatcagaatcagaatcaaatcagaatcagaatcagaatcagatcaGAATcagatcagaatcagaatcagatcagaatcagaatcagaatcagaatcagaatgcTTTTATTGCCATTGtgaagaaacacaacaaaatttcACTTCAGTGCGtccaaagaaagaaacaaacaaagacaTGGGAAGACAGGTGCCAGACTGCCGCCATCTTGGGAGGGGCCACCCTTTCATTagatcagaaatgaaaaatatgagattggtggagataaaaaaaaatttaaaaataaaacctctgcaTAAAAAGCAAACATAGACACCAGTGgagggtgtgtgtttgtagcCGTGAAGAGtctgggtgggtgtgtgtgtgtgtgggttgaaCTTAAGTCCATGAATGCTGCACCAGACATCTCTCCCAGCCACAGTCTCTGATATGTGATGGAGAGTTTATCAGCAACCTGACAGATCCACAGCTGTCACTGGCAGCAGAGCGTCTTCCTTTACGTAACATCCAGGAGAATTAGAGAGAGCAGCAGCCAAGGCCGACGCAGGAGGAGCCGGTTCAGAAAGTGACGCCGTTGCAATTGGAAATTGGTCATTCAGCCGAGCTGAGGTTGTAATTTCTCCAAGATCGGATCCGTCCCTCCAGAGAGCTGCAGGGTCCACAGCTGGCCTGCAAGAATCTCCTTCAGTTTGTTGCTCTGCTTGCAAAGCATGAGAGTCTGAGCTTCATCTCACACTGACGAAGCAGAAACTGGTGCCGACTGGGCCCACACTTAGAAACGCACTGCACTAGAAAACCTACAAGCTGCACATTTATCATATTTAGTGACACATCAATCCCTCGGCCCGCAGCAACACCAGCCTTTCCTTTAGGCCTCTAACCGTCCAGGTCTGGACAGCTTGTCTGTTTTTAGACTTTTGTTCCTCAGATGAAGGAAAAGCTGCAAAAGCTGAGATCAGAGTTTAATCTGAAACGGTTTCGACAAGTTAACAAGCTTCCTGTCTTCAGTTCCTCTGACACCAACCAACATGCtaaacaagaataaattatCTAAATGATTAAAGTTTTACCTGCTGCTTTACTCATGGATTCAAGTAGTTTGTTTAACATCAGCgcataatttaaactt from Xiphophorus hellerii strain 12219 chromosome 13, Xiphophorus_hellerii-4.1, whole genome shotgun sequence includes:
- the LOC116731350 gene encoding CD209 antigen-like protein E isoform X3, which encodes MRRPQRHTEGENPGRTCKLPAGGVVLLVLVGLLAAAVIIYKLSFDKIRTNQTIQTLKEENEALRKNISEQQTCPTCPTCPPPPPPPAVKRETFLKCEAGWEKHGGNCYYFNINKSSWNDSRRFCQHHGSDLVKIDSREEQMFLQSKLKKDRDSFWIGLTDSQTEGKWFWVDGSPLDPSLSFWHNIEPNNSAGKNPAGEDCGRMEKRENNKDLNNWDDYSCDVQIKSVCEKPAEM